The Fibrobacter sp. UWB2 genomic interval TAGTGATGCTGAATCTTTTGTTGAAAAGATGAAGTCGCTTTCATCAAGAGCTTCTGGAAAAATCAAAGACAAAATTGATGAACAAATAGCTATTGCTGAAGCAGGGCTTAAGGGCGAAAATCAGATTGCTTTCGAATTGAAAAATAGCGGTATGGATATGCTTATTATGCATGACCTCTATTTGGAAAAGAACGGCCTTTCAGCTCAAATAGATTTTTTAGTGATTACTCGAAAGCATATTTTTGTTATTGAATGCAAAAACCTTTATGGTAATATTGAAATTGATGAAAAGGGAAACTTTATTCGTCATATGGGGCAAGGAAAGTTTTATCGTAAAGAGGGATTCCCATCTCCTGTTTCCCAAAACGAAAGGCATTTGAATATTCTCAAAGAAATTCGTCGAGAATACAAAAATAATTTTGTAACACAGGGCTTGTTTGATAAGTTGTTCCCTCAAACATATCGCTCTATTGTTGTCTTGGCGAATCCGAAGACGATTTTGAATGACTCAAAAGCTCCTGAAGAGATTCGCAAAGTTGTTATTCGTTTAGATCAGCTTGTTGCCTATATAAAGAAAATTGAAGATGAGGATGATTCTTTAAAATCTTCCGAGAAAGATATGCACGAATTGTTAGATTCGTTCATTAAGTGTAGTAAGCCGATAAAATCAGATTATGCAAAGAAATATGAGGAAATGCTTACGGAGTTGATAGCAAATAAGGCAGAACCTCAGAGTGAAAAACATTTGGAAAAATCAACTTCAAAAGTTGTTGAAACGTTTAAAGAAGAAACTGTTTCAAAAAATGTTAAAATGACTGAAAAAATTTGCCCCAAGTGCGGAAAACCTTTAGTTTTGCGAACAGCGAAAAAAGGTGAAAATGCAGGCAATCAGTTTTGGGGGTGTAGTGGCTTCCCGAAATGTTGGTATAGAGAGTGAAATACTGCGATTTTCTCCAGTAACTATAAAAATCCTATACTTTCTGGAGGAAACAAGCGCGTTTTCTATCCTCCGCAGAACCATAGGCAACAGACTATCCCGACGATAATCAGGAAGGGGAGGATTTGTAGCAACAGCGTTATGGCGCAGGCGTCGCCCACACCTCCAAGCCCTAAAATGGCAAGGACTGCAAAAATGATAAGGAATGTCGTCAGCATAAGAACCTCACAACTATAATTTAATAGTTGAATGTGTCATATACTGACAATTTGCGACTTTTTTAAAACGCTACGTCCAGTTTTAAACCGGCGGAGCCTCCGAGTAAATCGACGGCTGGTGTAACAATGACTTTTGCGCCGTCCTTGAGCTCGGCGCGTTTGCGCTTGTAAATCTCGTAGGCGCGTTCGTACGAGGCGCGTTTGCTATTTTCGCCGGTGCCGCAGATAATTTCGCGAAGGCTGAATACTAGACCGATTGTCCCTGCGACTGTGAGGCTTACGCCCGCGATTTGTAAAGTCTGCCTGTGAACTTCAGTCCATGTATTCTTGTCGATGTTCTTATTGTCGCTAAAAGCGATAATCGTGGTGAAAACGCCGAATCCTAAAGTGATTCCGCTGATGATGCTTGTCGTGGTTGCGCGGCTGACCATATCCTTTTCGGATTGAATCAGGTTCTGGTAATAGCCGTCAAAGTCTACCTGCGTGAATTCTGCATGCTGGATGGCCTGCACGGAATCCTTGTAAAAACGCGTTTGTCCGTTATCTTCGGTGGCGTTTGCCTGTCCGAATCCGAGTGCGGCTGCGATAATCAAAAATGCAAATATTTGTTTGATCATATTTTCTCTACGAATAAAATACAAAAACAGACCGCTTGAATGCGGTCTGCTTTGTAGATAAAGAACGGGAGATTCCCGCTCGGAGGCGGGAATGACAACATCCTTTTTTTAGACGGCTTCTGCGGCCTTCTTCAAAGCTTCGGCCTTGTCGGTCTTTTCCCACGTGAAGCGGGCACCGGTACGGCCAAAGTGGCCGAGAGCGGCGGTAGCGACGTAACCCGGCTTGCGGAGGTCGAGCATCTTTTCGATGCCGGCCGGAGAGAGGTCGAAGTTCTGTGCGACAATTTCTTCAATCTTACGGTCATCGATCTTGCCTGTGCCGAAGGTATTCACGAGCACAGAAACCGGCTTGGAGTAACCGATAGCGTAAGCGAGCTGCACTTCGCAACGGTAGGCGAGGCCTGCTGCGACAATGTTCTTAGCGACATAGCGTGCTGCGTATGCTGCGCTGCGGTCGACCTTGGACGGGTCCTTGCCGCTGAATGCGCCACCACCATGACGACCCATGCCACCGTAGGTGTCGACGATGATCTTACGGCCAGTGAGGCCGCAGTCGCCGTGCGGGCCACCGACAACGAACTTGCCGGTCGGGTTCACGAGGTAACGGGTCTTCTTGTCCAAGAGCTTGGCCGGGATGACCTTCTTGATAAGCTTTTCGATGATTTCCTTTTCGATCTGGGAATGCTTGAGTTCCTTGCCGTTCACCTTTTCGTCGTGCTGGGTGGAGATGACGACGGTGTCAACGCGGACCGGCTTGTCGTTTTCGTCATATTCGACGGTGACCTGGGACTTGGCATCCGGGCGGAGCCACTTGATCTTGCCCTTTTCGCGGAGGTTCTGGATTTCTTCCATGAGCTTGTGAGCGAGGCTGATCGGGAGCGGCATGAGTTCCTTGGTTTCCTTGACGGCGTAACCGAACATCATACCCTGGTCGCCAGCACCCTGCTTGTCGTCTTCCTTGCCTTCGGCAGCCTTGGCGTCAACGCCCTGGGCGATATCCGGAGACTGCTTGTCCATAGCGACGAGCACGGCGCAGCCCTTATAGTCGAACTGGAGGTCCGGGTTCACGTAGCCGATGTTCTTGATGGTGTTGCGGGCAACTTCCTGGAAATCAACAACAGCCTTGGTGGTGATTTCACCAGAGATAACGACGAGACCGGTGTTCACGAGAGTTTCGCAAGCGACACGGCTTTTCGGGTCCTGGGCGAGGCAGGCGTCGAGGATGGAGTCGGAGATCTGGTCGGCGACCTTGTCCGGGTGACCTTTAGAAACGGATTCAGAGGTAAAAAGATAATGTGCCATTTGGGGCTCCTATAATAATTCTTTCAATTTTCTTTCTATGCGTAAATTTAGTTAAATGCATAGATTGTGGCAACGATAATTTAATCCAATAAGGCTTTTTATACCCAAAATCGCACTTTTGTGTTGTAAATAAAAATTATGTATCTATATTTCCTATAGCTAATAATAGAAAGTTGGATGGTGGAGAGTCGATTCTGGCATGGTGCCGGGATGTTTTGCTTAACAAGGAGATTTTATGGATCTGTCTTTTATGACTGCATGGTTTGACGACCTGCTCGACCCGAAATCCTTTAATGATTACTGTGTAAATGGCCTTTGTGTCGAGGCTAGCGACAAGGTGACCAAAATCGTGACGGGTGTGAGCCTGCGCGACCAGTTGATTGATGCCGCCATTGCCGAGCATGCTGACTGCATCATCGTTCATCATCCGAATGGTTTTTGGAAGGGCGAGTCTCAGCTCCCGGTTGGCAAGTTCGCAGAACGCCTCCGCAAGCTTATGAACAACGGAATTTCTGTGTTCGGTTTCCATTTGCCGCTCGACGGGCATCGTGAAATCGGCAACAATGCCGTTATTGCAAAACTTCTCGGCTTGAATCCGGTCCGTGAATTTTTGTACGAGGGCATGAGGGCTATTGGCGTGATTGCCGAATGGAATACGCCTGCCACGAGAGAAGAATTTGTGGACTGCCTGGATACGGCGTTTGCTCATGGCGTGCAGAACAAGCTGTTCTATGGTCCCGAAGAAATCAAGCGCGTCGCTATCTGCAGCGGCAGTTGCGGTGAAGCTGGTATCCGTGAAGCTATGGAGATGAACTGTGATGCGTTTGTCACGGGTAGCATCAAGGAAAGTGTCCCTATATTCTGCCAGGAAAACGGGATAAACCTTGTTTCGTGCGGGCACCACCGTTCGGAGATTTTTGGTGTGAGCGCTCTTGCCGAAAAAATCCAGACTGAACTCAGCATTCCCTCGAAATTCATCGATTTGGACAATCCTATTTAAGGGTGATGTTTGCCCTCAGGCCGCTTGTAAACTTTTGTTATGAATGGCCTGGGGTGTATCAAATGGCGTTTGGGTTATTACAAAAACCATATCAATTTCTATATATGGTTTGTAATAAAAAAATAGGGATAAAACCTTTGAAAAAATCATGCCATTTATTTACATTATCCTCTGATGAATTTTGTTAAGGCATCTATACATTTTCAGAAGTCGTCACGGGCATTGACCGTGAAGGTGCCTTCTTTTGTTCTCCGCGGTTCGCTCTTTTTGCGGATCGTCGTTGTTATTGGCTTTATCCTTTTCCTTGTGCAAGTGCTTTCGACGTCTGTCTATGACGGCATTTTGAAGCACGCCTTTTCGAGCCGCCAAAAGCTGAATAAGGAGCTTTCGCAAATCCAGAGCACGGTGGATTATATTTCCAACACTTCTGGTGATTTCTTCAAGGCCGAAAAGATGCTCCATGCAAAGCTTGGACTCCCGCTGCCAGACGAGGCTTCCCGCAAGCTCTCGACGGGTGGCCATATCGAGCCGAACGTGCAGCTTTTGCGCAAGACCTCTCCGGTGTTTGAACGTACGGCCAAGATGCACGAAGACGTTTGGCGCATCTATGGACAGATACAGAACAACGAAGAGTCCTTTAACGCTCTGACCAAGTACATTGACCAGAGCCGCTCCGTTTTACGCTACATTCCGTCGATTTCGCCTACGAATGGTCGCTATGCGTCCGCTTTTGGACCGCGTATCCATCCGGTAACGGGTGAAATTGGCAAGATGCACCAGGGCATCGATATTTCCAACGACCGTTGGACTCCGATTTATGCCCCGGCCGATGGCGTGGTCGAGATTTCCCAGCTGAGTTCCTCTTTTGGGAATTTTGTAGTCCTGAATCATGGCAATGGTCTTAAGACCCGTTATGGGCACATGCAGATGTCCGCCGTGACTCCGGGCGAGTTTGTACATCGTTATCAGATTCTTGGCTATATGGGCAATACAGGACGTTCCGTCGGTCCGCACCTCCACTATGAGGTTTGGAAGAACGGTGTCCCGGTGAACCCTCTTCCTTATATTCTCCCTAACGACTATGAAGTCGACTAATTCTCGCTAGCGTTTTTTACGCTTGGAGGGATGCGCCCGGGGAGGGTGCAATGAAAAACTATGGTGTCGTGCCGGTGGTGAGCCTGGCGCTTTTTTCGTGGGCATTCGCATGCCCGGTGTTTACTGAATTCTATCCGGACCCGAAGGATGTTTCGGACCAGGAGGGCGAGTACGTCGAAATTCGCATGGACGATTTTCGGGCGGAGTCGCTTTATGTGCAATTTGAATCCAAGGCTGCGATGGCTTTTGCGTGGCCGGAGGCGGAGCGCTTTGTGCTCGTGCATGACACGGCTAAGTGTCCGGTGGGTGCTGCGTGCGGTTCGCTTGGGAAAATCTCGCTGCCGAATTCGCGAGAGTCCGTTTGGAAACTCTGGGCTGGCTCGTGTATGGATTCTGTGACGGTGATGCAGCCAAAGCCTGGGAAAGTCATTCAGCGAGTGGGGCTGACGGATAACTGGGAATTTGTCGAAGCTTCCAAGGCTGTGTTGGAATCTCAAGAGGCGTCGGATTCTCTATTGGAGGGCGTGATGGCGGGATTGTCGCCATTGCGGGTGACGGAGGTGCATCATTGCCCGGAAGAGCCGATGCCGGAATGGGTGGAACTCTATAATTCGGGTGAGTATCCGCTCCCGCTAGAATCGTTCCGCTTTTGCGATCGTGGAGGCGCGCTAGGGAAGGCGGGTGATTCGATTCGGCCTTACCAGGCGGTGCTTGTTAGTAAGGATACGTCGTCTCTGCGTTCGGCTCTTGGCATTCCCGATATCCGGATGATTCAGGTGTCGCTAGGGTTCCTGAATAACAATGAGGGGACGCTCCGGCTTTGTTTCCGTGATAATGTCATTGATAGTGTGTATTGGAACAAGGGAACTGTTTCTTGCCCTTCGGGATTTAATCCGCTCTCGATGCGGCGGGAATTTACGCCGGGGTATTTGCCTAATGGCTTGCAAGTGAATGCGTGGAACAAGTCCCGGGCGGGAGTCGCAAATAAAGAATCGTCAAATCCGGTTCCAGCGAAGGTTCCTGTTGAATACAAACTATCGTCGCGCGTCATCTCGAAAAAGGGCTCTCCGCTTCGAGTGCGCGTGGAATCAGAACACAACGTGACGCTTTCGCTTTTGGATTCTGCAGGGCGTTGCGTGTGGAAATCCGTAGTTTCGGCAATGTCGTACGAATGGGTGAAAGTTCCGGCGCAGGA includes:
- a CDS encoding nuclease-related domain-containing protein, with protein sequence MSILDALFFKYFGPVFIKEDSDAESFVEKMKSLSSRASGKIKDKIDEQIAIAEAGLKGENQIAFELKNSGMDMLIMHDLYLEKNGLSAQIDFLVITRKHIFVIECKNLYGNIEIDEKGNFIRHMGQGKFYRKEGFPSPVSQNERHLNILKEIRREYKNNFVTQGLFDKLFPQTYRSIVVLANPKTILNDSKAPEEIRKVVIRLDQLVAYIKKIEDEDDSLKSSEKDMHELLDSFIKCSKPIKSDYAKKYEEMLTELIANKAEPQSEKHLEKSTSKVVETFKEETVSKNVKMTEKICPKCGKPLVLRTAKKGENAGNQFWGCSGFPKCWYRE
- the metK gene encoding methionine adenosyltransferase encodes the protein MAHYLFTSESVSKGHPDKVADQISDSILDACLAQDPKSRVACETLVNTGLVVISGEITTKAVVDFQEVARNTIKNIGYVNPDLQFDYKGCAVLVAMDKQSPDIAQGVDAKAAEGKEDDKQGAGDQGMMFGYAVKETKELMPLPISLAHKLMEEIQNLREKGKIKWLRPDAKSQVTVEYDENDKPVRVDTVVISTQHDEKVNGKELKHSQIEKEIIEKLIKKVIPAKLLDKKTRYLVNPTGKFVVGGPHGDCGLTGRKIIVDTYGGMGRHGGGAFSGKDPSKVDRSAAYAARYVAKNIVAAGLAYRCEVQLAYAIGYSKPVSVLVNTFGTGKIDDRKIEEIVAQNFDLSPAGIEKMLDLRKPGYVATAALGHFGRTGARFTWEKTDKAEALKKAAEAV
- a CDS encoding Nif3-like dinuclear metal center hexameric protein; this encodes MDLSFMTAWFDDLLDPKSFNDYCVNGLCVEASDKVTKIVTGVSLRDQLIDAAIAEHADCIIVHHPNGFWKGESQLPVGKFAERLRKLMNNGISVFGFHLPLDGHREIGNNAVIAKLLGLNPVREFLYEGMRAIGVIAEWNTPATREEFVDCLDTAFAHGVQNKLFYGPEEIKRVAICSGSCGEAGIREAMEMNCDAFVTGSIKESVPIFCQENGINLVSCGHHRSEIFGVSALAEKIQTELSIPSKFIDLDNPI
- a CDS encoding M23 family metallopeptidase is translated as MNFVKASIHFQKSSRALTVKVPSFVLRGSLFLRIVVVIGFILFLVQVLSTSVYDGILKHAFSSRQKLNKELSQIQSTVDYISNTSGDFFKAEKMLHAKLGLPLPDEASRKLSTGGHIEPNVQLLRKTSPVFERTAKMHEDVWRIYGQIQNNEESFNALTKYIDQSRSVLRYIPSISPTNGRYASAFGPRIHPVTGEIGKMHQGIDISNDRWTPIYAPADGVVEISQLSSSFGNFVVLNHGNGLKTRYGHMQMSAVTPGEFVHRYQILGYMGNTGRSVGPHLHYEVWKNGVPVNPLPYILPNDYEVD
- a CDS encoding lamin tail domain-containing protein codes for the protein MKNYGVVPVVSLALFSWAFACPVFTEFYPDPKDVSDQEGEYVEIRMDDFRAESLYVQFESKAAMAFAWPEAERFVLVHDTAKCPVGAACGSLGKISLPNSRESVWKLWAGSCMDSVTVMQPKPGKVIQRVGLTDNWEFVEASKAVLESQEASDSLLEGVMAGLSPLRVTEVHHCPEEPMPEWVELYNSGEYPLPLESFRFCDRGGALGKAGDSIRPYQAVLVSKDTSSLRSALGIPDIRMIQVSLGFLNNNEGTLRLCFRDNVIDSVYWNKGTVSCPSGFNPLSMRREFTPGYLPNGLQVNAWNKSRAGVANKESSNPVPAKVPVEYKLSSRVISKKGSPLRVRVESEHNVTLSLLDSAGRCVWKSVVSAMSYEWVKVPAQEYLGVGAAFVSLSVGEYEDVVGILVRP